A single region of the Thermococcus zilligii AN1 genome encodes:
- a CDS encoding nitrilase, giving the protein MIRVAFGQMYPKLLEPEENYLKGESLIEKAAENGARLIVLPELFDTGYNFENREEVESVAQPVPNGKTTGFLVRAAKKYHIFIVAGTAEKDSLGRLYNSAVVVGPQGYLGKYRKIHLFAREKEFFEPGNLGFEVFHLGFARVGVMICFDWFFPESARTLALKGAEIIAHPANLVMPYAPRAMPIRALENRVYTITADRVGEERGLRFIGRSQINSPLAETLVEGSEDGEEIGIAEIDLSLARRKGLNDYNDIFRDRRPEHYAR; this is encoded by the coding sequence AGGGTTGCCTTCGGCCAGATGTACCCCAAACTGCTTGAGCCTGAAGAGAACTATCTAAAGGGAGAAAGCCTGATCGAGAAGGCCGCGGAAAATGGCGCCAGGCTTATAGTCCTTCCTGAGCTCTTCGATACCGGATACAACTTTGAGAACAGGGAGGAAGTTGAATCGGTTGCCCAGCCCGTTCCCAACGGGAAGACCACCGGATTTCTTGTCAGGGCGGCAAAAAAATACCACATCTTCATAGTTGCCGGAACAGCAGAAAAGGACAGCCTGGGAAGGCTTTACAACTCAGCAGTCGTCGTCGGGCCGCAGGGTTACCTGGGCAAATACCGTAAGATACATCTCTTTGCCCGGGAGAAGGAGTTCTTTGAACCAGGTAACCTCGGCTTTGAGGTCTTTCACCTGGGCTTTGCCAGGGTGGGGGTCATGATATGCTTCGACTGGTTCTTCCCCGAAAGCGCGAGAACACTGGCCCTTAAAGGGGCCGAGATAATAGCCCATCCGGCCAACCTGGTCATGCCCTACGCCCCGAGGGCCATGCCAATAAGGGCCCTAGAAAACAGAGTCTACACGATAACCGCTGACCGCGTCGGTGAGGAAAGGGGCCTGAGGTTCATCGGCAGGAGCCAGATAAACTCTCCCCTTGCGGAGACCCTGGTTGAGGGGAGCGAGGACGGGGAGGAGATTGGAATAGCGGAGATAGACCTGAGCCTCGCAAGGAGGAAAGGGCTCAACGACTACAACGATATCTTCAGAGACAGGAGACCCGAGCACTACGCCCGTTGA
- a CDS encoding class I SAM-dependent methyltransferase, whose translation MSLEELYSYLRGYMDPGSETARKRYMALKAFFNWTVKKTLLPDGRRLRILDLCAGTGIAGAALLEVLKEWGVEASLTLVDKRKEDILKVESWLSGEGEVYGAVMDCLDDLSKLGEFDVALMWGYTMAHFDPYQAADLFTNVSRVLTPSGVFMIEEMDRFGTFFYRGAYREIVPEVRGENYTVVSLDEGYDPLRGVILRGYYRLPGWEKIGEIETRYWDLAGLAGMGKLVFEKVKIIPRKEHGNVDVGDILYFREPKTQRA comes from the coding sequence ATGTCCCTGGAGGAGCTCTACTCGTACCTTAGGGGGTATATGGATCCCGGTAGCGAAACCGCCAGGAAAAGGTACATGGCGCTGAAAGCCTTCTTCAACTGGACCGTCAAGAAAACCCTCCTCCCCGATGGGAGAAGGCTGAGGATACTGGACCTGTGCGCCGGCACTGGAATAGCCGGGGCGGCTCTTCTGGAAGTTCTAAAGGAGTGGGGCGTAGAGGCCTCCCTTACCCTGGTGGACAAACGAAAAGAGGACATTCTAAAGGTTGAGAGCTGGCTCAGCGGTGAGGGGGAAGTTTATGGGGCCGTTATGGATTGCCTCGACGACCTGAGCAAGCTCGGGGAATTCGATGTAGCCCTCATGTGGGGTTACACAATGGCCCACTTCGATCCGTATCAGGCGGCAGACCTCTTCACGAACGTTTCAAGGGTTCTCACCCCCTCTGGGGTCTTCATGATCGAAGAAATGGACCGCTTCGGCACGTTCTTCTACAGGGGGGCATATCGGGAGATAGTTCCCGAAGTCAGAGGCGAAAACTACACGGTGGTTTCCCTCGATGAGGGCTACGACCCGCTGAGGGGAGTCATCCTCAGGGGCTACTACCGGCTCCCTGGCTGGGAAAAGATAGGGGAGATAGAAACCCGCTACTGGGACCTGGCCGGACTGGCCGGCATGGGGAAACTCGTTTTTGAGAAGGTGAAGATAATACCGAGGAAAGAGCACGGCAATGTTGACGTTGGCGATATTCTCTATTTCAGGGAACCAAAAACTCAACGGGCGTAG
- a CDS encoding MFS transporter — MPKREEAVIQGKRERALKLQRLQVRRENLLILAVSTFIANVSFGMAFPYLGVYMRLLGASMFLVGLLSVAFNLTSTVFQYPFGWLSDSTGNRKGFIAFGAASIGVFYAAMAFVGSATGVLILRTLQGVFGSAMAPAHLALISELSTRAGSIFGLFNSIENAGYMAGNFLGSFVVRYLGIKSVFAIAGFLLFLSAGLALLIKERPNGGRSLPDVIRGDRKSWRATAKGSAFKKLMHGSLGLFYVTVFLVMIASGQFYSVSPVYFEETFGEWSVGVIFGIESLAAALTGYFLGRLIDIYGAKRFYLLAIAGYSAAFLLYAFAENVWLIFGVAFFSGVKWVLMINSTSAYVAQNVKASERGQGMSLLNAMMSLGWVVGPLIGGYLAGISFRLNFASTLIPLGSAFLLALRLPEKLR, encoded by the coding sequence ATGCCGAAGCGTGAAGAGGCCGTCATCCAGGGAAAGCGCGAGAGAGCTTTAAAGCTCCAAAGGCTCCAGGTTAGGCGGGAAAACCTTTTGATCCTGGCCGTGTCCACTTTCATCGCCAACGTCTCCTTTGGAATGGCCTTTCCCTATCTGGGCGTTTACATGAGGCTCCTCGGCGCGAGCATGTTCCTGGTCGGCCTTCTCAGCGTCGCCTTCAACCTGACCTCCACCGTCTTCCAGTACCCCTTCGGCTGGCTTTCCGACTCAACGGGCAACAGGAAAGGCTTCATAGCCTTTGGGGCGGCCTCGATTGGAGTTTTCTACGCGGCAATGGCCTTTGTAGGCTCCGCAACCGGTGTCCTGATCCTGAGAACCCTCCAGGGCGTTTTCGGCTCTGCAATGGCGCCCGCTCATTTGGCCCTCATCTCGGAGCTTTCAACGAGGGCCGGCTCTATATTCGGTCTCTTCAACTCGATAGAGAACGCCGGCTACATGGCGGGCAACTTCTTAGGCTCCTTCGTCGTCAGGTACCTTGGAATAAAAAGCGTTTTTGCCATCGCGGGCTTTTTGCTCTTCCTCTCCGCGGGTTTGGCCCTTTTGATAAAAGAAAGACCGAACGGAGGGCGCTCTCTTCCTGACGTCATCCGGGGGGACAGGAAAAGCTGGCGCGCGACCGCTAAGGGCTCGGCCTTCAAAAAACTCATGCACGGCTCTCTCGGCCTTTTTTACGTTACAGTTTTCCTCGTCATGATCGCCAGCGGGCAGTTCTACAGCGTCTCCCCCGTCTACTTCGAGGAGACCTTCGGTGAGTGGAGCGTTGGGGTTATATTCGGCATCGAAAGCCTTGCAGCAGCTTTAACAGGCTACTTCCTCGGAAGGCTGATAGATATTTACGGGGCTAAAAGGTTCTACTTGTTGGCAATAGCAGGTTACAGCGCGGCCTTTCTCCTCTATGCCTTCGCTGAAAACGTCTGGCTCATCTTTGGGGTGGCTTTCTTCTCCGGCGTGAAGTGGGTTCTAATGATAAACTCGACATCAGCCTACGTCGCCCAGAACGTTAAGGCGAGCGAGAGGGGGCAGGGGATGAGCCTGCTCAACGCGATGATGAGCCTCGGCTGGGTAGTTGGGCCCCTCATCGGCGGCTATCTCGCGGGGATAAGCTTCCGGCTCAATTTCGCGAGCACGCTGATTCCTCTGGGGTCGGCTTTTCTGCTTGCGCTCAGACTGCCCGAGAAACTCCGTTAA
- a CDS encoding NAD(P)/FAD-dependent oxidoreductase, whose protein sequence is MPTKILPEKSEITVIGGGIVGVTIAHELARRGEEVTVIEKSFIGSGSTFRCGTGIRQQFGDEANVRVMKRSVELWKRYSEDYGFPFEQTGYLFLLYDDEEVEAFRRNIAIQNRFGVPTRLITPEEAKEIVPLLDISEVVAASWNPTDGKASPFHSTAAFALHAEEFGAKLVEYTEVKDFIVENGEIKGLKTSRGTIKTGIVINATNAWAKLVNAMAGIRTKIPIEPYKHQAVITQPVKKGSVKPMVISFRYGHAYLTQTSHGGIIGGVGHEEGPTYDLSPTYEFMREVSYYFTRIIPALRELLILRTWAGYYAKTPDSNPAIGKIEELSDYYIAAGFSGHGFMMAPAVAEMVADLITKGKTDLPVDFYDPYRFERGELRGKALQMG, encoded by the coding sequence ATGCCGACGAAAATTCTCCCGGAAAAGAGCGAGATAACGGTCATAGGCGGCGGAATAGTTGGAGTAACGATAGCCCACGAGCTGGCCAGGCGCGGGGAGGAGGTTACGGTTATAGAGAAGAGCTTTATCGGCTCTGGCTCGACCTTCCGCTGCGGGACCGGGATAAGGCAGCAGTTCGGCGATGAGGCCAACGTCCGGGTGATGAAGCGCTCCGTTGAACTCTGGAAGCGCTACAGTGAAGATTACGGCTTCCCCTTCGAGCAGACGGGCTACCTCTTCCTCCTCTACGACGATGAGGAAGTCGAGGCCTTCAGGAGGAACATAGCGATACAGAACCGCTTCGGCGTCCCAACGCGGCTCATAACGCCGGAGGAAGCTAAGGAGATAGTCCCCCTTTTGGACATCAGCGAGGTCGTTGCCGCCTCCTGGAACCCGACGGATGGGAAGGCGAGCCCCTTCCACTCAACGGCTGCCTTTGCCCTCCACGCTGAGGAGTTTGGTGCGAAGCTTGTTGAATACACGGAAGTGAAGGACTTCATCGTAGAAAACGGCGAAATCAAGGGCCTGAAGACGAGCAGGGGGACGATAAAGACTGGGATAGTCATAAACGCCACCAACGCCTGGGCCAAGCTCGTCAACGCGATGGCAGGGATAAGGACGAAAATCCCGATAGAGCCGTACAAACATCAGGCGGTAATAACCCAGCCCGTAAAGAAGGGCTCGGTTAAGCCGATGGTCATCTCCTTCCGCTACGGCCATGCATACCTCACCCAGACGAGCCACGGCGGGATAATCGGCGGTGTTGGCCATGAGGAGGGGCCGACCTACGATTTAAGCCCCACCTACGAGTTCATGCGCGAGGTGAGCTACTACTTCACCAGGATAATCCCCGCCCTGAGGGAGCTCCTTATACTGAGGACGTGGGCGGGCTACTACGCCAAAACACCGGACAGCAACCCGGCAATAGGCAAAATAGAAGAGCTGAGCGACTACTACATAGCGGCTGGCTTCAGCGGCCACGGCTTCATGATGGCGCCCGCAGTTGCCGAGATGGTCGCCGACCTCATCACGAAGGGCAAGACCGACCTCCCGGTGGATTTCTACGACCCCTACCGCTTTGAGAGGGGAGAACTCCGCGGAAAGGCCCTCCAGATGGGCTGA